The genomic window CTTAGCCTTGGTGAACGAAGCTACCCGCCGACCCGCGAGGTAATGGAACAAAAAGGTATCATCCCACTCATGAAAAAACTGGATGTCAAGATCATTAATTTCGACGATCTGGAACGAAAAGACTGGTTGGAGGTCAAACGCGAAGACAGCCACTGGCAAAACGGTTTTAGAGTTGCACGCCCGATTCTTGAAGCTGAATGTCTGATTTCAACCTGCTGCCTCAAAACTCACCAGTACGGCGGGGTTTTCACCATGTCATTGAAACTGCATGTCGGCGTGGTTCCGACGAGTCGGCACGGTTTTGAATACATGCGGGAACTGCATGGGTCAGCCTATCAGCAAGAGATGATCGCCGAAATCAATGCGCCCTTCAAGCCCGACCTGATTGTTCTGGACGGGATTGAAGCCTTTGTGGACGGGGGCCCGATGAACGGAAAGCGAGCCAGGGGCAACGTATTTCTGGCATCGGATGATCGGGTTGCCATTGATGCGGTTGGGGTGGCTGTTTTAAAGACGCTGGGCAGTAACAATCAGATCATGCGGCCAAAGATTTTTGAACAAAAACAGATTGCCCGGGCGGTTGAGCTCGGCCTGGGGGCCCCATCTCCCTTGGAAATCGAAGTGGTTGCCGCCGACAACCAAAGCCTTGAATATAGGAATCGTGTAGTGGAAGTATTACATAAAGGCTGACCTTGCCGAACCT from Deltaproteobacteria bacterium includes these protein-coding regions:
- a CDS encoding DUF362 domain-containing protein, which produces MKREKVKFSKGKRNELLAGISRREFLKYSGAAGGALLMSLHGGMTMANSRSRVAFVKTEDRKSGVLSSIKVLNINPVKNKNVLIKPNFNTADPVPGSTHNDTLVSLVEEVWAMGAKSLSLGERSYPPTREVMEQKGIIPLMKKLDVKIINFDDLERKDWLEVKREDSHWQNGFRVARPILEAECLISTCCLKTHQYGGVFTMSLKLHVGVVPTSRHGFEYMRELHGSAYQQEMIAEINAPFKPDLIVLDGIEAFVDGGPMNGKRARGNVFLASDDRVAIDAVGVAVLKTLGSNNQIMRPKIFEQKQIARAVELGLGAPSPLEIEVVAADNQSLEYRNRVVEVLHKG